A portion of the Candidatus Rokuibacteriota bacterium genome contains these proteins:
- a CDS encoding toxin, translating into MRRFRWNPEKNEALKAEPGISFERIVLAIEDGDVLDVLRHP; encoded by the coding sequence GTGAGGAGGTTCCGCTGGAACCCCGAGAAGAACGAAGCACTGAAGGCAGAACCGGGAATCTCATTTGAGCGGATCGTACTTGCCATCGAGGACGGCGATGTCTTGGATGTACTGCGGCATCCTAA